In a genomic window of Ruminococcus albus 7 = DSM 20455:
- the tnpB gene encoding IS200/IS605 family element RNA-guided endonuclease TnpB, which yields MANKAFKFRIHPNNEQKILFAKTFGCVRLVYNYWLYKRIKQYKEYETTLSYNASAKEMAELKKMEKYSFLREVDSVSLQQSLRHLDTAFQNFFKQPKTGFPRFKSKKCKKNSYSTVCINGNIAISNGYLKLPKVGQVKVKQHRNIPDEYVLKSVTVSQTPSGKYYASILYEYENQVQEQELHDFLGLDFSMHELYKDSNGNEPAYPRYYRRAEKKLKREQRKLSLMQKGSKNRDKQRIKVAKMHEKVANQRKDFLHKQSRQIANAYDCVCIEDLNMQAMSQALKFGKSVSDNGWGMFVTFLKYKLEEQGKRLVKIDKFFASSQTCSCCGYINKETKNLAIRAWDCPECGTHHDRDVNAAINIRNEGMRIALA from the coding sequence ATGGCAAACAAAGCATTTAAATTCAGAATACACCCAAATAACGAGCAAAAGATTTTGTTTGCCAAAACCTTCGGCTGTGTGAGATTGGTATATAACTATTGGTTATACAAAAGAATCAAGCAGTATAAAGAATATGAGACAACTTTAAGTTACAATGCCTCTGCTAAAGAAATGGCTGAACTTAAGAAAATGGAGAAATACTCATTCTTACGGGAAGTGGACAGCGTATCATTGCAGCAGTCGCTTCGACACCTGGATACAGCGTTTCAGAACTTTTTCAAACAGCCTAAAACAGGATTTCCCAGGTTTAAATCAAAAAAATGTAAAAAGAACAGCTATTCTACCGTTTGTATCAATGGTAACATAGCCATATCCAATGGATACTTGAAATTACCTAAAGTTGGACAAGTCAAAGTAAAACAGCACAGGAACATTCCTGATGAATATGTTCTCAAGTCTGTGACAGTAAGTCAGACTCCAAGCGGAAAATACTATGCAAGTATTCTGTATGAGTACGAAAACCAAGTACAGGAACAGGAACTGCATGACTTCTTAGGGCTTGACTTTTCGATGCATGAGCTGTACAAAGACAGCAACGGCAATGAACCTGCCTACCCCAGATACTATAGACGAGCCGAAAAAAAGCTAAAAAGAGAACAAAGAAAACTTTCTCTTATGCAGAAAGGCTCTAAAAACCGTGATAAACAACGTATCAAGGTTGCTAAAATGCATGAGAAAGTAGCAAATCAACGAAAGGACTTTCTACATAAACAGTCAAGACAGATAGCCAATGCCTATGATTGTGTATGTATAGAAGATCTTAACATGCAAGCAATGTCTCAGGCACTTAAATTCGGCAAGTCGGTTTCTGATAACGGCTGGGGAATGTTTGTAACATTCCTGAAGTACAAACTGGAAGAACAAGGCAAAAGACTTGTAAAGATAGATAAATTCTTTGCGAGCAGTCAGACTTGTTCGTGCTGTGGTTACATCAATAAGGAAACAAAGAACCTTGCTATAAGAGCATGGGACTGTCCCGAATGCGGAACTCACCATGACAGAGATGTAAATGCTGCAATAAATATAAGAAACGAAGGCATGCGAATAGCATTAGCGTAG
- a CDS encoding DNA gyrase/topoisomerase IV subunit A — MPRKKAETAVIDRTGYDEHMRDIVVSEVLTENYMPYAMSVIKSRALPEIDGFKPAHRKLLYTMYQMKLFDKKTKCANIVGQTMQYNPHGDSSIYETLVRLTEDNESLLTPLISSKGNFGKHYSRDMAYAAYRYTEAGFTKIAAELFEGINKNAVDMADNFDATKKEPVLLPTSFPNILAMPTLGIAVGMASNIASFNLKELCEATIEYIKDPKTDILDIMPGPDFSTGGDILFDRDEMDKIYRTGKGSIVVRSKYTVDKKNRRIEIREIPYSTTTEAIIENVISLCKSKRIMDIDDIRDDTDKNGLLITIEYKRSADPDEIMNKLYSLTPLQDTFSCNFTMLINNNPVVLGVYGILDEWIKFRTECIKRELTYDLEIFRKKLHLMEGLQKILLNIDKAIKIIRGTKLDKDVIPNLMKGFDIDKTQAEYITEIRLRNINEEWILDRTKEIEKIKEDIKKNETIISSDKALKKQIIKKLKEIANKEDYIKPRKTTINTEVKVEKVTVIEEVKNYDVKIIISEHGYVKKVPTSTYKEDTEYKLKDDDRILKIIDAQNIGEVLTFTDKGVVYKTKISDIEVCKAGEFGTFIRSAAEIPDDEKTVFITATGDFSGNMIVVFENGKVAKFPLNVYETKQNRKKLINAFYTNVKPVAFYHVLEDVNIKMKSDGGKLLIFNSEMINLKNSKTTQGTQVMKLPKETKILKSRIIEELDKKSSKIVVKSIPASGFSRKK; from the coding sequence ATGCCGAGAAAAAAAGCGGAAACTGCTGTTATTGACAGGACCGGTTATGATGAGCACATGAGAGACATAGTTGTATCAGAAGTTCTGACAGAAAACTATATGCCTTATGCCATGAGTGTTATAAAATCGAGAGCGCTGCCGGAGATAGACGGATTTAAGCCTGCACACAGAAAACTTCTGTATACAATGTATCAGATGAAGCTTTTTGATAAAAAGACGAAATGTGCCAATATTGTTGGTCAGACCATGCAGTATAACCCACACGGAGACTCCAGTATCTACGAAACACTCGTAAGATTGACCGAAGATAATGAATCCTTGCTTACTCCTCTTATTTCTTCTAAAGGCAATTTCGGTAAGCACTATTCAAGAGATATGGCTTATGCAGCATACAGATACACAGAGGCAGGATTTACAAAGATAGCAGCAGAGTTATTTGAGGGTATAAACAAAAACGCCGTAGACATGGCAGATAACTTCGATGCTACAAAGAAAGAACCTGTGCTTCTGCCAACAAGCTTTCCTAATATACTCGCTATGCCTACTCTGGGAATAGCTGTCGGCATGGCTTCCAATATTGCATCCTTCAACCTTAAAGAACTGTGCGAAGCTACTATCGAGTATATAAAGGATCCTAAAACAGATATTCTGGATATTATGCCCGGCCCTGATTTTTCTACCGGGGGAGACATCCTGTTTGATCGAGATGAAATGGACAAGATCTACAGAACAGGGAAGGGGAGTATCGTTGTAAGGAGCAAATATACAGTCGATAAGAAAAACAGAAGAATTGAGATAAGAGAGATTCCATATAGTACGACTACCGAAGCTATCATCGAAAATGTTATAAGCCTGTGTAAAAGCAAAAGAATAATGGACATCGATGATATAAGAGACGATACTGATAAAAACGGACTTCTTATCACTATTGAGTATAAGAGATCAGCTGACCCTGACGAGATCATGAATAAGCTTTACAGTCTGACTCCGCTTCAGGACACCTTCAGCTGCAACTTCACAATGCTTATAAACAATAATCCTGTTGTTCTTGGAGTATACGGTATACTCGATGAATGGATAAAGTTCCGTACTGAATGCATCAAGAGAGAGCTTACATATGATCTTGAAATATTCAGAAAGAAACTCCATCTTATGGAAGGCCTACAGAAGATCCTTTTAAATATCGATAAGGCAATTAAGATCATACGCGGTACAAAACTGGATAAGGATGTTATCCCCAACTTGATGAAAGGCTTTGATATAGACAAGACTCAGGCTGAATACATCACAGAAATAAGACTCAGAAACATAAACGAGGAATGGATCCTTGACAGAACAAAGGAAATCGAGAAAATAAAAGAAGATATAAAGAAAAATGAAACGATAATAAGCAGTGATAAAGCCCTGAAAAAGCAAATAATCAAGAAACTGAAGGAAATAGCAAATAAAGAGGATTATATCAAACCCAGAAAAACAACTATCAATACGGAAGTTAAGGTTGAAAAAGTAACTGTAATTGAAGAAGTGAAAAATTATGATGTAAAGATCATAATTAGTGAACACGGATACGTCAAGAAAGTTCCCACAAGTACGTATAAGGAAGATACAGAGTATAAGCTGAAAGACGATGATCGTATCCTAAAGATCATAGACGCTCAGAACATCGGAGAAGTACTTACCTTTACTGATAAAGGTGTAGTCTATAAAACAAAGATCAGCGATATAGAAGTTTGCAAAGCGGGAGAATTTGGAACATTTATCCGTTCTGCAGCCGAAATACCCGACGATGAAAAAACTGTCTTTATAACAGCAACAGGAGATTTCTCGGGTAACATGATAGTTGTTTTCGAGAATGGTAAAGTTGCGAAGTTCCCGTTAAACGTTTATGAGACAAAACAGAACAGAAAAAAACTGATAAATGCCTTTTATACGAACGTAAAGCCCGTCGCATTCTATCATGTTCTTGAAGACGTCAATATAAAGATGAAGAGCGATGGCGGAAAGCTGCTGATCTTTAATTCAGAAATGATAAATCTAAAGAATTCAAAGACAACACAAGGAACTCAGGTAATGAAGCTTCCAAAGGAAACAAAGATCCTAAAGTCTAGGATCATTGAGGAACTTGATAAAAAAAGCAGTAAAATAGTAGTGAAAAGCATCCCTGCAAGTGGTTTTTCAAGAAAGAAATAA